In Deltaproteobacteria bacterium, the following proteins share a genomic window:
- the rpiA gene encoding ribose-5-phosphate isomerase RpiA — protein MENRAAADAALAAIAQRALDFVADQAIVGLGTGRAALAFVHALGARVREGLRVQGISTSEATATAARQLGIPLIGLEDTEAIDVTVDGADEVDPQLNLIKGYGGALVREKIVAAASRTEIILVGREKLVPVLGSRGVLPVEVITFALAFCKRRLVELGCRPELRLQAGSAFVSDGGNNILDCRIAPLDAPAALEAAVTAIPGVIGTGLFLGIADRVLVGDAGAVQELRRA, from the coding sequence ATGGAGAACCGTGCAGCAGCAGACGCGGCCTTGGCCGCGATCGCCCAGAGGGCGCTCGACTTTGTTGCGGATCAGGCGATCGTCGGTCTCGGCACCGGGCGCGCGGCGCTGGCGTTCGTGCACGCGCTCGGCGCACGGGTGCGAGAGGGGCTGCGGGTGCAGGGCATCTCGACCTCGGAGGCCACCGCCACCGCGGCGCGCCAGCTGGGCATTCCACTGATCGGGCTGGAGGACACCGAAGCTATCGACGTGACGGTTGACGGGGCCGACGAGGTCGATCCGCAGTTGAATCTCATCAAAGGCTACGGCGGGGCGCTGGTGCGCGAAAAGATCGTCGCGGCCGCCTCGCGCACCGAGATCATCCTGGTCGGCCGCGAGAAGTTGGTGCCCGTGCTCGGTAGCCGGGGCGTGCTGCCGGTCGAGGTGATCACGTTCGCGCTGGCGTTCTGCAAGCGGCGTCTGGTGGAGCTGGGCTGCCGGCCGGAGTTGCGCTTACAGGCCGGCAGCGCTTTCGTCAGCGACGGCGGCAACAACATCCTCGATTGCCGCATCGCGCCGCTCGACGCGCCCGCGGCCCTCGAAGCGGCGGTCACCGCGATCCCCGGGGTGATTGGCACCGGACTGTTTCTGGGCATTGCCGATCGGGTGCTGGTCGGCGATGCCGGGGCGGTGCAAGAGCTGCGGCGGGCGTGA